CAACAAAATTTATGCCACAGGAAAAATATACTCATGATAATATACACTTGTGCCACGTATTATGCCAAAAAATTATATTCGTGGCTAAAATTACATAACATTAGTCATAAACCTTTAAAAATGCATGTATTGTGAGTAGTGTGCTTAAGAATGGTGCTCCACGTGCTCCAGAtctcttctccttcttcttctcttATCTGAATCTCCATGCTCTAGATCTCTTCTCCTTCTTCTCCACTTATGTAAATCTTCTCCTAATTTTCAATTTTCTTCATGCTCCATATCTCTTCTCCTTTTTCTTCACTTATCTGAATCTTCCcctaattttcaattttcaataacTAGGGTTTCTGTTGAGTTTCGTTGATCGAAGCAAAAATTTCAGGAGCAATGTCAAGGTTGTTCCCTTCAGACATTAAAGGTAGAGTTCTCATATGGTGGGATTATCACGGTGATGTTTCAGCGGTTCAAGCTAAGAAATTCTTCACCAAGTTCATCGAGAAAGAGGTTTATCTGATCTATCTATTTAGCTTTTTATAGTTAAATTGTTTTTGAGTTGAATGAAgtgtaattttgatttttagtaGTATTTTTTTGGTTTGATCTGAATGAAATTGAGACTATTTGCAATTTTGAATGTTTGATGTGGATAATTTACGTTTATTTTAGTTGTTTTTGCTGGCATTTAAGCGTAATTTGGGGTTCTAAGTTGAGCTTTTTTCAATAATTGTTTTCGCTATTTTATGGGGACAGAGAAGGTTCATAACCTTTCTTTTGATATGATTACGACCAACGTAACGGGTGCCAGTGAGGCGAATGATAATGTTTGTTAGTTGCGGAAAAAAAATTTGGTCGAGTTGGAGAATTTGTTGCCTTGTCCAATTGCATTGCCATAAAGAAGACTGGAGCATCTGGTAGAAACTAATAATGCTTCCCAGATAGACTCTTGTCTGTACCACAATTTCTCAGGTGCAGTTTTATCTACGAGGACCATTGATGTGGTAGAGATCAAATACCAACAGAGTCTCTCCAGGTGTAGTTTTCGCTGCTGTCTTGATTAGTTATTCTTGCTTTGGAAAATTGAGATTCtgttaaagttgaaaaaatCAGGGATTTATTTGCATTTGTTCTATGTATATTACCTTTAGCTCAAGCATAACATTTTGTATAATCAGAGTATTTCATTAGTGTCTTGGAGCCATAAGCTATGTATTGCTTCTGAATCGGAATGGGGAATGAAGTGTAATCAATATGCTTATTGTGGAATTGGTGCCATAATGTGTTACATGACTGAAAGTCATTCCTCTTACGTGGTAAGTTTTCGCCTTTTTGTATCAGTCTCTTGTTTTAAATCATCTTAATGTTGATGTCATGTCTTAAACTAGGTACCCATATACATAGTGGAAATTGAGTCAAAAAATCTTCGTGGGTGCTTAGGTACGCTTAATCAGGTACATTACATGTTCTCATCACCAAATGAGCTGCTTAgtggaaaggaaaaagaaagatggatTAGATTCCGAGTGCTTGTGTTTGCAGCTTATGATCGTGATTGGAGCAGCAACTACTTTTTTTTCAGAACAGTTGTAACATGCGACCGTTAGCACTGACAGGTGATTACTCCCTTAGAACAAACTCTTTACTAAAATTGTACAATAACTTTTTTAAACAGATTAATCGAAAAGCTTCCCTAAAAAAATTTCTCTTCCTGTTTTGCTTCCTTTTTCTCTGAACTTTGAAGGGATCATACCATGTATGATTTTATTCGTGTATCTGGTTACATATTAGAATCACCTAGATGGCTGGTAAGATGAATGTCATATTGACTCTAC
This sequence is a window from Spinacia oleracea cultivar Varoflay chromosome 1, BTI_SOV_V1, whole genome shotgun sequence. Protein-coding genes within it:
- the LOC130465412 gene encoding sugar transporter ERD6-like 16 gives rise to the protein MSRLFPSDIKGRVLIWWDYHGDVSAVQAKKFFTKFIEKESISLVSWSHKLCIASESEWGMKCNQYAYCGIGAIMCYMTESHSSYVVPIYIVEIESKNLRGCLGTLNQLMIVIGAATTFFSEQLDHTMYDFIRVSGYILESPRWLAKVGQMKRFEKKLRMLRGKDDAISVEASEIQIGVGLMLLQQLGGANSIGFYASEMFVVDGKDS